From Pelotomaculum schinkii, the proteins below share one genomic window:
- a CDS encoding S-layer homology domain-containing protein, producing MSRKIPMILILALLAALLVPSLAFAVNVTLTLSSNTANPGDSVTASGIADPDTWVAIKVLDGAKSVIVLDPVKSDVNGNYSCTFKVPPDFSGSTLIVVAGYGENVDTKELTIGGGGNVADNTPPVWPSGSALTPSEIGQTSLTLTWTPATDNVAVTGYTVFIDSALYKTVNSGTLTCTASGLSAGTQYTFRVEAGDADGNWSTTGPSATAKTKTESGPGSSGGPTSSPQAVDTTTGSASVAPGLGGKISLGSDVSIEIPSDALNGTANVTVTIRKVNSPPAIPAGFSLQGNVFEFTVGGNASYSFNKPVTLTFTYDPDSLADGEIPAIYYYDEISAQWVNLGGDISGDTITVTVDHFTKFAVLTKEVMRAAEQQPLEQQPQFSDVPASYWASDVINKLSGQGYINGYPDGSFRPDNSISRAEFATVLVKAFKLPAASGKVFDDTANHWAKDHIAAANAAGIVSGYSENSFGPDDLITREQMAVMIVKAAKIEAATEEITFTDGDAASAWSKDALAAAAQAKIMQGYPDGTFAPQNKATRAEAVTVIANALE from the coding sequence ATGTCCAGGAAAATCCCGATGATTTTAATTCTGGCTTTGCTGGCGGCCTTGCTGGTTCCTTCTTTGGCGTTTGCCGTCAACGTAACTTTGACCCTCAGCAGCAACACAGCCAATCCAGGGGATTCAGTGACTGCTTCGGGTATAGCCGATCCGGATACGTGGGTTGCCATAAAAGTACTTGACGGTGCCAAAAGCGTCATAGTATTAGACCCCGTAAAATCTGACGTAAACGGCAACTACAGTTGCACCTTTAAAGTGCCCCCGGATTTTAGCGGCTCTACCCTGATTGTCGTTGCCGGGTATGGTGAGAATGTGGACACCAAAGAACTGACGATCGGCGGCGGTGGCAACGTTGCCGACAACACACCGCCCGTATGGCCGTCCGGCAGCGCGCTCACGCCTTCCGAAATCGGGCAGACCAGCCTGACCTTGACCTGGACGCCCGCTACGGATAATGTGGCTGTAACTGGCTACACGGTTTTCATAGACAGCGCCCTGTACAAGACCGTAAATTCCGGCACGCTTACCTGCACGGCCAGCGGCCTGAGCGCGGGTACCCAGTACACCTTCAGGGTTGAGGCGGGCGATGCTGACGGCAATTGGAGCACTACCGGACCAAGCGCGACAGCCAAAACTAAAACTGAATCGGGACCCGGCAGCAGCGGTGGTCCCACTTCTTCGCCGCAAGCGGTTGACACCACGACCGGCTCAGCCAGCGTAGCGCCCGGCCTTGGCGGAAAAATCAGCCTCGGCAGCGACGTTTCAATCGAGATTCCTTCCGATGCATTAAACGGTACGGCCAATGTGACCGTTACGATTAGGAAGGTGAACAGTCCCCCGGCAATACCTGCGGGTTTTTCGCTGCAGGGCAACGTCTTCGAGTTTACTGTGGGAGGTAATGCGAGCTATAGTTTCAATAAACCGGTTACTCTGACTTTTACCTATGACCCGGACTCCTTGGCAGACGGGGAAATACCAGCCATATATTACTACGATGAAATATCCGCCCAATGGGTTAACCTGGGCGGTGACATATCCGGCGATACCATCACGGTTACGGTGGATCACTTTACCAAGTTTGCGGTGCTGACCAAGGAGGTAATGCGTGCGGCAGAGCAGCAGCCGCTAGAGCAGCAGCCGCAGTTTTCCGATGTCCCGGCATCCTACTGGGCCAGCGATGTTATCAATAAATTGAGCGGGCAGGGTTATATCAACGGTTATCCGGATGGATCATTCAGGCCCGACAACAGCATCAGCCGTGCTGAATTTGCCACTGTTTTGGTCAAAGCTTTCAAACTGCCGGCTGCTTCAGGCAAGGTGTTTGACGATACTGCCAATCACTGGGCGAAAGATCATATTGCCGCAGCCAATGCCGCCGGCATCGTCAGTGGTTACAGCGAGAACAGTTTCGGACCGGATGATCTGATCACCCGTGAGCAAATGGCGGTAATGATTGTCAAAGCAGCTAAAATTGAAGCGGCAACTGAAGAAATAACCTTTACCGACGGCGACGCGGCTTCCGCCTGGTCTAAAGACGCTCTGGCTGCGGCAGCGCAAGCCAAGATTATGCAGGGTTATCCTGACGGTACCTTTGCTCCCCAAAATAAAGCTACCAGAGCCGAAGCCGTCACGGTTATCGCCAACGCTCTCGAGTAA